The Eremothecium cymbalariae DBVPG#7215 chromosome 7, complete sequence genome contains the following window.
TATGAATTTCCAGACATTTTATCCGCGATTTTAACTGGAACTTCtgatatatctatattgaAGAGCTTGGTATCTAGAGAAGTTTCGGAAACATTAGCTTTTTACAATTGTACGGTTTTGAGAAAACTACTGTTGAATTCTGTTGACTATATCACCCATTCAAGGTTCAAAGAATTGCCATCCGTTGATGCATTTTTATTGGATGTTGTTCGGGGCAAAGAGGTTAGTTCAGTTCAAAAATTACAAGCGAATACTCTCTTAGCCTCATTTTCTAAATTTGCTGGGTGTAGTGAAAAATTGGACAGAACTAGAAATATGTTGGCGGCTGAAATTATTGACGTTGACAGCGAATCGGCTACCGAGAAATACTTCATTGTTATACTTTTAACGAATCTATTAAAAGTTGAATCTTTAGATAATGATGGTGCCTCGTTTGTACCAATTGCTCAGCAGAGGCTTAACATGGTGATCAATTCTATGTACAAATGGCTTGAAAGCGATATATCGTTTGAAAATTCGTTCTGCAATGTAAGATTATCCTTGTTAGAGTTTATTGCTGAATTATTGAAATTCCTTTCTGTTTTAACAATGGGTAAACCTATTGTGGACTTGGCGTTCAAAACTCTTTCTGACAGTTTAGGGGTGTGCCAGTTGGAAGACACTTCTTATATAGAGGAGTTGAGAATTTATACCTTAAAGCTATATTTGGGTCTCGAGGATGTAGTTGAGCATGGTGTGATgcaaaaagatatatggTTAGAAAGTGTAGATGAGATTCATGAAGCTCTAGTCCAATTGATGTTGACTTCAAACAGCCATTGTACGATGGCTCAGCCGTACGCTACATTTTGTTCCTTGTTGAACAGGTCTATGAATACTATATCAGAAAAGTTTCTCATGAactattttgatgaaatcaGTGAATACTTGGTTTCTAATTCTATTCCTGTAAGTTCAATGAGAGTAGTTGTTACTGTCTCTGGTAGATTGATATTGGCAAAACAGCAAGAAGTGGTTATTGAAAATGCCTTACAGAGGAGTTCCATAGATTGTGAAGTTGAGAGTGGTAATATCACCTGTAAATTGCCCCAAGAACTAATAAATCTATTGGTTACGAATATGCCTGAAGAATATTTAGAGTACGACGACCCCCTCCAgtttatcaaatatttatggTATTGGCATCTGatcttattatattttaaggAAATATCGTTCAGTATGCGCCATGACTATATTAACCAATTGAAAAGAGATAACTTGATCGAaagattatttgattttgttgcCGAGCAAATTGACCTTCAGGATTCTAAATTTTGGAACAACGTTTCAACCGATTCCATTGTAAAATATAACGTTAATGATGCAGGGTTTTACCCATATAAGGATAGTATTACTATTGAGTGCAAATTACTCTTATCAAACTTGCTTTATGAAATGTTCAACAATGTTGGTGCAATCACCAATAACTGGTGGTTGAATATTAAGGATAGATCCCTACAAGGTAAAATCAATAGTTTTGTTTCCAAGTACATTTCCCCTATTCTTATTGAACAGGAATTGAAGCACGTAGGTCAAAGTATTCCTAAGCTAACCTCTCAAGCCGATGGGTTAACTATTAAgatcaacaatatcattAAGGAGATCAAGGCTAAATACTTAATCGATGATCAGACATTAGAAATATCCTTCAAGTTTCCGCCCAACTATCCTCTGACCAACATCGAAGTGTTTGAAGGTTCTCGTGTTGGTGTTAGCGaacaaaaatggaaatCTTGGATCATATCAACTAAAAGGGTTATTACTGGCATGAATGGATCTGTGATGGATTCTTTAGAATTATTTACCAAAAACGTACGTTTGCAGTTtgcaaattttgaagaatgtgCCATATGCTACTCGATTTTACATCCAGTTGATAGGAAATTACCTACTAAGGTTTGCCCAACTTGTAATAATAGGTTTCATGGTGCATGCTTATACAAATGGTTTAGATCTTCAGGTAATAACTCATGCCCATTATGTCGGAGTGAAATCCCTTTTAGGAGATGAAACAAAGTCTGTATAATCAAATACCTAAAGACATTACTATATTAAAACCTTATCTTTACCTAATAGTTAATTTATGTATTTGTTTCTTATTCCCGCTACCTGTTACTGAGCATTTTAAAGTCGAAAGGCCACACATGCTTGAACAGCGGacatttttatttacacttcaatattgaaaaggaaCGATGTTCGGCCAAGGCATATGAAAGTAATCTCACAGGGTTAGTGCCTCTAAACCTGTATTCTGTTTGTGTGATGATATTCATATGAAAGAGACGGAGTAGTATTATTGGgcttttgatgatatttgGGTTAGCCATATTATCATGCTGTGAAGGGATCATACACTTTCAACTGAAACAAGAAGGTAAGTACTACAGGACCTACTTTGGAAATAATCAAGAAAACCCTCACTGAATTTATGATCCATTAAATATCAAGCAAATTCCAGCTGATACCATAAAAGACTTGCATACTTATGCTGAATCGCAGGCTGCAAAAACCGGGAAAGATATTGAATGGTCTAATATGCGCATATTAACTATGTGccaaattttgaataccTGTGTAATACCCTcattttatttcaaaagcttATAAATTCTGGAACTAAAGCCAAGCTTGTGCTCCTTATATCAGATTCAGTAGTGGACAATCCAAATAAAGGAAGCGATTCTAACAACGTTTTGGCACTACTCCGAAAGTTAACATATATTGCACCGGACCTAATTGTGATAAAGACAGTCGAACGCATAGGTATACTGCCCAATGATATCCCGTTGAATCACATTGCGATCAAATCACTGGCTTTTAATCAAACGGAATATGAACGTATTATCTATATGGATACGATGTACGTGTTTAAAATCATATGGATGAACTATTCTTTTTGCCAGAGTACATTAAGTTTGCAGCTCCAATTAGCTACTGGTTTCTATCTGATAAAGATATAAAAAATGCAGTCTCTATGGTCAAAAAGGAGAAATGGCCTATACGTGTCTCAAAGTATACTGAAGTCATCAAGTATAAGTTAAGGAATAAGCAAGCCATATACAATGCTTTGCCAAATTTACCACCATATCTTTATATGGGGACTCAAGATACTGTACGTCAAATGCTAAGATCTTCAGACACctcttcaattcttcaattctgaATTTATTTCATggagaagagaaagataAATTAATGTTCGCATCCAACCTAATGGTTATCAAGCCCTCTGCTCAAATATTTAACCGGATATAGAATCAAATCTTACCAAAACTGTTGAAGCAAAAAAATGTATATAGTGTGGATGTTATTAACGAttatatttacaatatGAGGAAGATTGTTTATAACCAGTTCAATCTCTTCCGCAGAATGAAATCCCATTTCGTACCTGAGGTCGTTGTTCTTCCCATTTGTAAAATATGGCATGATTTCAGGGACTATTAGACATAAACTATGTCATCAACTGATGCCAGAAGGACTTTTGAGATACCAGTCAATAGCCAGAAATGGAGTGGAACTCGAACACCAGTTTAAAGATACCATTTCAAGCATCAAATACATTCCTTTTAGTGACTACCCAATAGGCAAACCTTAGACGTATTCTTCAATCTCCGATATCCAATGCGACATCAACAATATTTCGCCGAAAGACACATCTCTGAAACAAGTGAAGGGCTTTTGAATAACAGTCACATCAGACTGCAGACAcattcttttattattttaatgtGGGGGCGCTTTCTGCTATTCATTTTGTCTTAATAACGCCATGTTTTTGAGCTTCCCTGTCTAATAGCCTTTCGATTTCATCTCCATGTTTGTCCCCTGAATTTCCGTCTTTGAATGCATAGTCTATCGATATAACCCTATTTGCCAATATTTGTTTATTCAGTTTTTGTAATGCCTCATCGGAGTGCTTGAAGGTGGAATAGTAAATATATGCACATTTAAGCGTCCCATTTTTTAACGTAAATATTTCAGGCTGCTTCACTAAAGGACCAAACTTGCCAAATAACTTCTGTAGTTGCTGAAAATCTACACTATCATCAAGATTCTTCACAAACAATTTAGCTCCACTAATCAACGGTCCACCATAATGTGTATTTTCAAGAGTCCTCCTCACCTTTAAAATCTTCCCAAATAAAGAAACGGAGTTATTGAGTGATTTAATGGCAAATTCGCAATCTGAATTTGTATAGAATTCAACAAACGCAAATCCCTGATACTCTTGTGTGATTTTATCCTTCCTATATCGTATGCGATAGACAGGACCCATTTGAACAAATAGCTCATAAAGATGCTCTTTAGTCACCTGCCCATCCAAATTGCCAACATAAATAGTATACAAGTTGTTCTGGTCCATTACTTAGAACTTGGAAAACAACCTTTTGGCGAAACTGCTACTTCAGATATGACAATAAGCTTAACTTTCCGTAGATGCTGTTACAACTGAACTCTGAGTTCTGGAACTTTTAACGTTACTAAAGGAAAACTAGATCCTGGAAAATCCACTTATAACACACAATCTTCGACAGCGCTGTTCGCTGCTCATCaattatcttcaatttaGCCACTATTACCTTAGAACCGACGTAAATTGCATCAAACAGGGATAATACCCTTCTATCAACTACAGAATACAGCCCTTGTATACCATTATGCTTCTTAGTTAATGGGTTACCCTCATATTGTTGACCTCGCCGCGCTGtataaaattttcatttttcgTCAAAAGACCTTGGTTGTTACTTCAACTTGGTATCTACCTTCATGTATTTTACGAATTAATGATCAAGTTATTGTCCTCTGGGGCCATTCAGGTGTCTGGCGTTCTGGTTTATTGCTCAgctgttctttttttgtctaCGACTAGGATCAGTTCGTCGCAGTTTGAGTTCTTTTGACCGTTTTAAAGATGGCTATTTCTGATTCAAGGTTAAATTATGGATTCTATCTGGTTTACTCGAAGCTTTCATAGTTTCATCATAGAGCAGCTGTATTAGCagcattttttggtttatgTATCGTTTTTGTATGCTGTTAGTTTTGGGTATGCAAGAGTGGTATTTTATCTTGTGCTGTGAGCAGAGAGCTTATGAACTACACAAGACGTGGACCAGCCAGCCAGCCTTGTTAAACAGTGTGGGATAACGCCCAAGATAAGTTTTTTATCTTAACCCATCGTCACGGGATGCAATATGGGCGTCTTTCATACGTTTTGCCTCCATAAGTATGGATGCTTTATTGTGTTCTATGGCACCTGTTTTCTCATTCTCGTATAACTGCTACTGGCTTGGttcgttttcttcattttttgGGTTCGTTTTGACATCATTAAATGTACGTGCTTTTGTATCATATTCACAATGCTCATGGTCGTTGATGTATCCACATGCTCGCTACTTTTTAAGAAGGAAACAGACCTCATATAACAACGATTGTACTACTGATTTTGTGCGTGCTACAGCATGGCTTGAGGCAGCGAATCTTCGTGCTGATGCTTTAAGACTGGTGCACTGGTTTAGAATCCTTTTTTCCTAGTTCAGGTGGCTCATTGGTCATAGGAAGACTGTGTCCAGTGGATAAAGATCAAAACTAGTTGAACACCGAACCAAGAATGACTTTTTCCTGCAATACTCCCAAGGGCAGTCGTTATCAAAGAATTAATTTACCCTTTTAATCGCTCATctatttggatttttttggtaATAGTATGCAGTTTCATACAAGGGTGACATTTGTACGTAACTCATTTAAGCTACTGTataatttataaatttcCATCTCTTGCTTGTCTTATGTAGAGCTGACATGTCAAAGTGCTTCAAAATACCTTCTGATCAATCTTTTCAGACTCTGCTTGAATTCTTTAACGGAGTCGTCTTGACTTATCTATCCGCATCTCAATGTAAatcaaaagttgaaaaattttattatcaaatttcGACAATCGACAATCAATGTATTAAACGGATAGTTTCCACGGTAGAAGTAAATCAGTTTTAATTTCAGTTGCTACAATATCcggttgaagaattttaataatctgTTCACTTTTTTATAAACCTTATCGGAAATCTAAGTTTCAGCTTGAGGTCTTCACTCTAGGTTACGTAACAAGAGTGAACAATTATTGGACGGTCTGAAATTTATAGTCGAATATTTTAGAACAGGTGATATTCGAGGGTTTACAAGACAGGACATATTTTATA
Protein-coding sequences here:
- the HSH49 gene encoding U2 snRNP complex subunit HSH49 (similar to Ashbya gossypii ABL059W); the encoded protein is MDQNNLYTIYVGNLDGQVTKEHLYELFVQMGPVYRIRYRKDKITQEYQGFAFVEFYTNSDCEFAIKSLNNSVSLFGKILKVRRTLENTHYGGPLISGAKLFVKNLDDSVDFQQLQKLFGKFGPLVKQPEIFTLKNGTLKCAYIYYSTFKHSDEALQKLNKQILANRVISIDYAFKDGNSGDKHGDEIERLLDREAQKHGVIKTK